A single genomic interval of Cucumis sativus cultivar 9930 chromosome 7, Cucumber_9930_V3, whole genome shotgun sequence harbors:
- the LOC101221829 gene encoding 2-carboxy-1,4-naphthoquinone phytyltransferase, chloroplastic, with the protein MPMASIVCIPTQLGALKNKLNDYISLTTITPSSHLGRFNSSSLSTYARKFACGSRRTQLGLCRKVRFRGLLSECKAMEVDSMPQENGEEDVGMGILIWRAIKLPIYSVALVPLMVGSAAAYFQSGNFSSRLFAVILASSVLIISWLNLSNDAYDFSTGADKNKKESVVKLVGSPTGTLVAAYTFLALGFMGLTWASLEAGNLRSILFLAFSIVCGYIYQCPPFRLSYQGLGEPLCFAAFGPFATTAFYLLQSNAREMRYLPISNTILSASILVGTTTTLILFCSHFHQVEGDRAVGKMSPLVRLGTERGSKVVKVAVIMLYVLLFALGLSKNLPFTCILFCGLTIPVGKLVVSFVEENHKDKQKIFMAKYFCVRLHAIFGLALAAGLVVARLISTINTSRTISF; encoded by the exons ATGCCAATGGCCTCCATAGTCTGCATACCCACCCAACTTGGCGCCTTAAAGAACAAACTCAACGACTACATCTCCCTCACCACCATTACTCCAAG CTCCCATCTGGGTCGTTTCAATTCATCGAGTTTGTCGACATATGCTCGTAAATTTGCCTGCGGGAGTCGTAGAACGCAATTGGGGTTGTGCAGAAAGGTCCGTTTTAGAGGTTTGTTATCGGAATGTAAAGCGATGGAGGTTGATTCGATGCCCCAAGAGAATGGGGAAGAGGATGTTGGTATGGGAATTCTGATTTGGAGGGCAATTAAGTTACCAATTTATTCTGTTGCCTTGGTTCCTCTAATG GTAGGCAGTGCAGCTGCTTATTTTCAGTCTGGAAACTTCTCTTCTCGGCTTTTTGCTGTAATCCTGGCTTCCTCAGTTCTTATCATCAGTTGGCTTAATTTAAG TAATGATGCTTATGACTTCAGTACAGGAGCTGATAAGAACAAAAAGGAGTCAGTTGTAAAACTTGTGGGGAG CCCTACAGGAACACTTGTTGCTGCCTACACTTTTCTTGCTCTTGGGTTCATGGGGTTGACATGGGCTTCTTTGGAGGCTGGGAACCTGCGTTCAATACTATTTTTAGCCTTTTCAATTGTTTGTGGCTACATATATCAG TGTCCACCGTTCCGGTTAAGTTACCAAGGATTAGGAGAGCCCTTGTGCTTTGCTGCTTTTGGTCCATTTGCTACAACAGCGTTTTACTTATTACAGAGTAACGCAAG GGAGATGAGATATCTTCCCATATCCAATACAATTCTTTCTGCTTCTATCCTTGTGGGGACGACGACAACTTTAATTCTCTTCTGCAGCCATTTCCATCAG GTCGAGGGAGATAGAGCCGTAGGAAAAATGTCTCCTTTG GTAAGGCTTGGTACAGAAAGAGGTTCCAAGGTGGTGAAGGTTGCAGTAATCATGCTCTATGTGCTTCTGTTTGCTCTAGGTTTAAGCAAGAATCTTCCATTTACTTGCATT TTGTTTTGTGGTCTTACTATTCCAGTGGGCAAGCTGGTAGTTAGCTTTGTTGAAGAAAACCACAAG gATAAACAGAAAATTTTCATGGCTAAGTATTTCTGTGTGAGGTTACATGCCATATTTGGACTTGCATTGGCTGCTGGATTGGTTGTAGCTAGATTGATCTCTACGATTAATACGTCAAGGACAATTTCGTTTTAA